Proteins from one Desulfovibrio sp. genomic window:
- a CDS encoding glycosyltransferase family 1 protein — MQTKQSRTLFFIPPVRKAAGGVAVLCRMAGFLRDAGHDVSLVLRERAGWRPDSQGLPEVDFADANLQSDDVWVVPEGWVNALAPGLRAGSRCLVYVQNWAYLFTGLPEGVDWRSLGVSFMAVSRPVSWFIEESLGVKAPILRPGIDLELFQAPADKPETLTVAYMPRKNKALADQIKAVIQARGRFSPAWLEIQGMDQAGVARALGQSHVFLATGFPEGCPLPPLEAMASGAIPVGFAGFGGWDYMRQAAPGRYVPECPMDSVGWGGNGFFSPDNDVLGASLALENALGLWSAGGDPLLQVLDGCARTAQAYGLGPQRKATLDFWERLG, encoded by the coding sequence ATGCAAACCAAACAGTCCAGGACTCTCTTTTTTATTCCTCCGGTGCGCAAGGCGGCAGGAGGGGTTGCGGTTCTGTGCCGCATGGCCGGTTTTCTGCGCGATGCCGGGCACGACGTCTCGCTGGTGTTGCGGGAGCGGGCCGGCTGGCGGCCGGATTCCCAAGGGCTGCCCGAGGTGGATTTCGCGGACGCGAACCTACAGTCGGACGACGTCTGGGTGGTGCCGGAGGGCTGGGTGAACGCGCTGGCTCCTGGGCTTCGGGCCGGGTCGCGCTGCCTGGTGTACGTCCAGAACTGGGCCTACCTGTTTACGGGCCTGCCCGAAGGGGTGGACTGGCGCAGTCTGGGTGTCTCGTTCATGGCCGTGTCCCGGCCGGTTTCCTGGTTTATTGAAGAGAGCTTGGGTGTGAAGGCTCCCATCCTGCGCCCAGGCATCGACCTGGAACTCTTTCAGGCTCCGGCGGACAAACCGGAAACGCTTACTGTGGCCTACATGCCCCGCAAGAATAAGGCCCTGGCCGACCAGATAAAGGCCGTCATCCAGGCCAGGGGGCGCTTTTCGCCCGCATGGCTGGAAATCCAGGGAATGGATCAGGCCGGCGTGGCCAGAGCCTTGGGTCAAAGCCATGTCTTTTTGGCCACGGGTTTTCCCGAGGGCTGCCCGCTGCCGCCCTTGGAGGCAATGGCCAGCGGGGCCATACCCGTTGGGTTCGCCGGGTTCGGCGGGTGGGACTACATGCGTCAGGCCGCGCCTGGCAGGTATGTGCCTGAGTGCCCCATGGATTCCGTCGGGTGGGGAGGAAACGGCTTCTTCAGCCCGGATAACGATGTGCTCGGGGCGTCGCTGGCCCTGGAAAACGCCTTGGGATTGTGGTCCGCGGGGGGCGACCCTCTCCTTCAGGTCCTGGACGGCTGCGCCCGCACGGCTCAGGCATACGGGCTTGGCCCGCAGCGAAAGGCCACGCTCGATTTCTGGGAGCGGTTGGGCTAG
- a CDS encoding ATP-dependent 6-phosphofructokinase — MHESELPGQPWPDLNTDQTRIPTLGPAKIPNPRKNSLFVDDEQGVLVNILHEPSGKRPRQVAMEQAGPRSLIYFDPPKTKCAIVTCGGLCPGINDVIRSIVMEAHHGYKVSSILGVRYGLAGFLPKNNPDVTDLSPATVADIHEFGGSVLGTSRGPQDPEAVVDSLERLNVGVLFMLGGVGTMRAASAIREVTAKRNLRIAIVCVPKTIDNDIHFVSRTFGFDTAVEKAIEAIRCAHVEATGAPYGIGMVKLMGRESGFIAAAAALSIKEVNFVLVPEQPFELEGPGGFLTELEARLKRRGHAVVVVAEGAGQHLLPESGLKDASGNKVLGDICGLLLTKIKAYFKESLPITVKHIDPSYIIRSVPAGAADRAHCNMLGAMAVHAGMAGKTGLMVSQMHEIPVHIPLPLVTIGRKRVDLNTSYWQQVMDSTGQSQSKTGSGG; from the coding sequence ATGCACGAAAGCGAACTGCCAGGCCAGCCCTGGCCCGACCTGAACACCGACCAGACCCGCATCCCGACGCTTGGGCCGGCCAAGATTCCCAACCCGCGCAAGAATTCACTGTTCGTGGACGATGAGCAAGGGGTTTTGGTGAACATCCTGCACGAACCGTCCGGAAAACGCCCCCGCCAGGTGGCCATGGAGCAGGCCGGTCCCCGCAGCCTCATCTATTTCGACCCGCCCAAGACCAAGTGCGCCATCGTGACCTGCGGCGGTCTCTGCCCGGGCATCAATGACGTGATCCGGTCCATCGTCATGGAGGCCCACCACGGATACAAGGTCTCCTCCATTCTCGGGGTGCGCTACGGTCTGGCCGGTTTCCTCCCCAAGAACAATCCCGACGTGACGGACCTCTCCCCGGCAACGGTGGCCGACATCCACGAATTCGGAGGGTCCGTGCTGGGCACCTCCCGGGGGCCTCAGGACCCTGAAGCCGTGGTGGACTCCCTGGAGCGCTTGAACGTCGGCGTCCTCTTCATGCTGGGCGGGGTCGGCACCATGCGCGCGGCCAGCGCTATCCGGGAAGTGACGGCCAAACGCAACCTGCGCATCGCCATCGTGTGCGTGCCCAAAACCATCGACAACGACATCCATTTCGTTTCGCGCACCTTCGGCTTCGACACAGCGGTGGAGAAAGCCATCGAAGCCATCCGCTGCGCCCACGTTGAGGCCACCGGCGCTCCTTACGGAATAGGAATGGTGAAGCTCATGGGCCGCGAATCCGGTTTCATCGCGGCAGCGGCCGCCCTGTCCATCAAGGAAGTGAACTTCGTTCTTGTTCCCGAACAGCCCTTCGAACTGGAAGGTCCGGGCGGATTCCTGACGGAACTGGAGGCCAGGCTCAAGAGGCGGGGCCACGCCGTGGTGGTGGTGGCCGAGGGGGCCGGCCAGCACCTGCTGCCGGAATCCGGCCTCAAGGACGCGTCCGGCAACAAGGTGCTGGGCGACATCTGCGGCCTGTTGCTTACCAAGATAAAGGCCTACTTCAAGGAAAGCCTACCCATAACCGTAAAGCACATAGACCCCAGCTACATCATCCGCTCGGTACCGGCCGGAGCCGCGGACAGGGCGCACTGCAACATGCTCGGCGCCATGGCCGTGCACGCCGGCATGGCCGGCAAGACCGGGCTCATGGTCAGCCAGATGCACGAGATTCCTGTGCACATCCCGCTTCCCCTGGTGACCATAGGGCGCAAGCGTGTGGATTTGAACACCAGCTACTGGCAGCAGGTGATGGATTCCACCGGGCAGAGCCAATCCAAGACCGGCTCTGGCGGCTAG
- the cobT gene encoding nicotinate-nucleotide--dimethylbenzimidazole phosphoribosyltransferase — MRQQLDSLLSGITPVDESLRPKGQAHLDDLTKPQGSLGRLEELALRLYLIQGGAAPSVDPTVIFTCAGDHGVAAEGVSLFPQEVTRQMVQNLVNGGAGINVLAKQAGAELVVVDAGSAGGTYPDHPRLVQAKVAPGTANMAKGPAMTMEQCIQALTLGANLAADAAGRGCRALGTGDMGIANTTPSTAMYCAYLGLSPGDITGPGTGLDPKGVSRKAAVIAKILEVNKDAVDSGDPLTVLAALGGFEIACITGLILGGAANKMAVLVDGFISTAACVAAMKLAPAAADYCFFSHSSAEPGHQAVMKALGSKPVLDLDLRLGEGTGAAMALMILRCAAAIFNEMATFSQAGVSQSNE, encoded by the coding sequence ATGCGCCAGCAGCTCGACTCTCTTCTTTCAGGCATCACCCCGGTGGACGAATCTCTTCGACCCAAAGGCCAGGCACACTTAGACGACCTCACCAAGCCCCAGGGGAGCCTGGGACGCCTGGAAGAGCTAGCCCTGCGCCTTTATCTCATTCAGGGCGGGGCGGCCCCTTCGGTTGATCCGACTGTGATCTTCACCTGCGCCGGGGACCATGGCGTGGCCGCCGAGGGCGTGAGCCTCTTTCCGCAGGAAGTCACCCGCCAGATGGTGCAGAATCTCGTCAATGGCGGGGCGGGCATCAACGTGCTGGCCAAACAGGCCGGGGCGGAACTCGTGGTGGTGGACGCGGGGAGCGCGGGAGGAACCTATCCGGATCATCCCAGGCTGGTGCAGGCCAAGGTGGCGCCGGGCACGGCCAACATGGCCAAAGGCCCGGCCATGACCATGGAGCAGTGTATCCAGGCCCTTACCCTGGGCGCCAATCTGGCCGCTGACGCGGCCGGCCGGGGCTGCCGCGCCCTGGGCACCGGCGACATGGGCATAGCCAACACCACGCCTTCCACAGCCATGTACTGCGCCTACCTGGGCCTTTCCCCTGGCGACATCACCGGCCCCGGCACCGGCCTTGATCCGAAGGGCGTGTCCCGCAAGGCGGCCGTTATCGCCAAGATTCTCGAGGTCAACAAAGATGCCGTCGATTCCGGAGATCCCCTTACGGTGCTGGCCGCCCTGGGCGGATTCGAGATCGCCTGCATCACCGGTCTCATTCTGGGGGGAGCGGCCAACAAGATGGCCGTGCTGGTGGACGGGTTCATCTCCACCGCCGCCTGCGTGGCGGCCATGAAGCTCGCCCCGGCAGCGGCCGACTACTGTTTCTTCAGCCACTCGTCCGCTGAGCCGGGGCATCAGGCAGTCATGAAGGCCCTGGGTTCAAAGCCCGTGCTGGACCTGGACCTGCGCCTGGGCGAAGGCACCGGCGCGGCCATGGCTCTCATGATCCTGCGTTGCGCCGCGGCCATATTCAACGAGATGGCCACGTTCTCCCAGGCGGGCGTCAGCCAATCCAACGAGTAA
- a CDS encoding DUF2142 domain-containing protein yields MANAPGGLQTDSGHPGPGTGSTAARSESLPGGQVLPPSGSQARLASTHVWTVLWFLLTSATLALVVAMAFSSAFNAHPDEKDHVGAGQYYMEYWDPPKIGDERALGAYSNYGVSYLNQLDAVYFVAGKFACLVKPFVGKDYLALRLFNVGLLVLVTVLAWKLPGRYRIGFLPLYISPQAWYVFSYFNGDALPLALTFISAFLLVRNAEDVDPSQARQSGTKHRRLLLLGATLGILAISKQNYYVFLAFLVCSWVVVAWFDREKCLLGLKQAGLVLGLAAVIFCARYGAHVWIVRHQPVDAAAKVAEQIAPAEFKPSALEKGEGFWGSRMRSKGVTLVEMFTGEWKWHIFTFRSAFGKYGTMDIEAPLIFYRYIGWALDAFAVVLFAALLRAGPQARVMACLLLVFTCLTVFQSLWHSWTSDFQAQGRYLFPILGMAACVLVRFASFLGRLGSALWVVGLCMWGMSAWSFVTVGLARIPK; encoded by the coding sequence GTGGCCAACGCCCCTGGCGGCCTGCAGACCGATTCCGGCCATCCCGGGCCGGGCACGGGGAGCACCGCTGCCCGGAGCGAGTCTCTTCCGGGAGGTCAGGTGTTACCTCCCTCCGGATCACAGGCACGGCTGGCCTCAACGCACGTCTGGACCGTTCTCTGGTTCCTGCTGACCTCGGCGACACTGGCCCTGGTGGTTGCCATGGCCTTTTCAAGCGCTTTCAACGCCCATCCGGACGAAAAGGACCACGTGGGCGCCGGCCAGTATTACATGGAATACTGGGACCCCCCGAAAATCGGCGATGAAAGGGCCTTGGGCGCCTACAGCAACTACGGTGTTTCCTATCTGAACCAGCTGGACGCCGTGTATTTCGTGGCCGGCAAGTTCGCCTGCCTGGTGAAGCCGTTTGTGGGAAAAGATTATCTTGCCCTGCGCCTCTTCAACGTCGGCCTCCTGGTGCTTGTCACCGTGCTGGCCTGGAAGCTGCCGGGCAGATACCGCATCGGATTCCTGCCACTCTATATTTCACCCCAGGCGTGGTATGTTTTCAGTTACTTCAACGGGGACGCCCTGCCTCTGGCTCTCACCTTCATATCGGCCTTTTTGCTGGTGCGAAACGCTGAGGATGTCGATCCCAGCCAGGCCAGACAATCTGGTACAAAACACCGGCGACTTCTCTTGTTGGGCGCTACCCTGGGCATTCTGGCCATCTCCAAGCAGAACTACTATGTGTTCCTGGCTTTTCTGGTGTGTTCCTGGGTGGTGGTGGCCTGGTTCGACCGCGAGAAATGCCTGCTTGGCCTGAAACAGGCCGGGCTGGTTCTGGGGCTGGCAGCGGTTATCTTCTGCGCGCGTTACGGGGCGCATGTCTGGATCGTGCGGCACCAGCCTGTGGACGCGGCAGCCAAGGTGGCGGAGCAGATCGCTCCAGCCGAGTTCAAACCCTCCGCCCTGGAGAAGGGAGAGGGGTTCTGGGGCTCGCGCATGCGCAGCAAGGGGGTGACCCTGGTGGAGATGTTCACCGGGGAGTGGAAGTGGCATATCTTCACCTTCCGTAGCGCGTTCGGGAAGTACGGGACCATGGACATCGAAGCCCCGCTCATCTTCTACCGCTATATCGGCTGGGCCCTGGACGCTTTCGCTGTGGTGCTGTTCGCAGCCCTTCTGAGGGCCGGGCCGCAGGCGCGGGTGATGGCCTGCCTGCTCCTTGTGTTCACGTGTCTTACGGTCTTTCAATCCCTGTGGCATTCCTGGACGTCCGATTTCCAGGCCCAGGGGCGCTACCTGTTCCCGATTCTAGGCATGGCGGCCTGCGTGCTGGTCCGCTTCGCCAGCTTTCTTGGCCGCCTGGGTTCGGCCCTTTGGGTGGTGGGGCTTTGCATGTGGGGGATGTCGGCCTGGTCTTTCGTGACCGTGGGCCTGGCCCGTATTCCAAAATAG
- the hemC gene encoding hydroxymethylbilane synthase gives MQVKITIATRGSKLALWQANHIKSLLEERHPGLSVELLILKTQGDKILDVPLAKVGGKGLFVKEIEEALADGRADLAVHSMKDVPVERREGLALGPIPEREDFADMLLSSSHASLDALPHGATIGTSSLRRQAQLLALRPDLDIRMLRGNLDTRVNKLLEGQYDAIVVAAAGLNRLNITAPCMVRLGPPRFIPAVAQGALCLEQRAEDKRVRDLVAFLDHMETRDAVTAERAFLARLEGGCQVPIAAFGRVDGHVVTLTGLVADPDGKKIIRSERSGPRIEAGTLGQLVAEDVLAQGGAEILSAVYGAGAA, from the coding sequence GTGCAAGTAAAAATCACCATCGCCACCCGGGGCAGCAAGCTGGCATTGTGGCAGGCCAACCACATCAAATCTCTGCTCGAGGAGCGTCATCCCGGACTTTCGGTCGAGCTGCTCATACTGAAAACCCAGGGGGACAAGATTTTAGACGTCCCGCTGGCCAAGGTCGGAGGGAAGGGCCTGTTCGTGAAGGAGATCGAGGAGGCGCTGGCCGACGGCAGGGCCGACCTGGCCGTGCATTCCATGAAGGACGTGCCCGTGGAGCGCCGCGAGGGCCTGGCTCTTGGGCCGATCCCTGAGCGCGAGGACTTTGCGGACATGCTCTTGAGCTCCTCGCACGCAAGCCTGGACGCGCTGCCCCATGGAGCGACCATCGGCACTTCGAGCCTGCGCCGCCAGGCCCAGCTGCTGGCCTTGCGTCCAGATCTTGATATCCGCATGCTGCGCGGCAACCTGGACACCCGGGTGAACAAGCTTCTGGAAGGCCAGTACGACGCCATCGTTGTGGCCGCTGCCGGATTGAACCGGCTGAACATCACCGCCCCGTGCATGGTCCGGCTGGGTCCTCCCCGGTTCATCCCGGCAGTGGCCCAGGGCGCCTTGTGCCTGGAACAGCGCGCCGAAGACAAGCGCGTGCGCGACCTGGTCGCTTTTCTGGACCACATGGAGACCCGCGACGCGGTCACAGCCGAGCGGGCCTTTCTGGCCCGGCTTGAGGGCGGCTGCCAGGTGCCCATCGCCGCGTTCGGGCGCGTGGATGGCCATGTGGTGACGCTGACCGGCCTGGTGGCCGATCCCGACGGCAAGAAGATCATCCGGTCCGAACGGTCCGGCCCGCGCATCGAAGCCGGGACGCTCGGCCAGCTTGTTGCCGAGGACGTTCTGGCTCAGGGCGGGGCGGAGATTCTGTCAGCCGTCTACGGAGCGGGAGCCGCGTAG
- a CDS encoding zinc ribbon domain-containing protein, translating to MPIYEYRCEKCGCDFEELVFGDATPPCPKCSSENTKKLMSACRHSAGHNPGGYQGSTVPASSGGGGCAGCSGGSCATCK from the coding sequence ATGCCTATCTATGAATACCGCTGCGAAAAATGCGGCTGCGACTTCGAGGAGCTTGTTTTCGGCGATGCCACCCCGCCGTGCCCCAAGTGCTCCTCGGAAAATACCAAGAAGCTCATGAGCGCCTGCCGTCACAGTGCGGGCCACAACCCGGGCGGCTACCAGGGGAGCACGGTTCCGGCATCTTCCGGCGGTGGCGGATGTGCCGGATGTTCGGGCGGGAGCTGCGCCACGTGCAAGTAA
- a CDS encoding D-sedoheptulose 7-phosphate isomerase produces MTQDAMELVTEYANEGTQLRERFFRENSQTVVAAGRTMAICLAKGGKILFCGNGGSAADAQHLAAEFVNRFQLERPPLPAIALTTDSSILTAIGNDYGFDQVFAKQVQALGSPGDVLVGISTSGNSPNVIAAMRQARQKGMTTVGMTGKNGEIVQFSDLAILVPHSVTAYIQEIHIACGHLMCKLADHYLFEAVVELKPYLEAMA; encoded by the coding sequence ATGACCCAAGACGCAATGGAATTGGTGACCGAGTACGCCAATGAAGGGACACAGCTGCGAGAGCGTTTCTTTCGGGAAAACAGCCAGACCGTTGTGGCCGCGGGACGTACCATGGCAATATGCCTGGCCAAGGGCGGCAAGATTCTGTTCTGCGGCAACGGAGGCTCGGCGGCCGACGCCCAGCATCTGGCCGCGGAGTTCGTGAACCGGTTCCAGCTGGAGCGTCCTCCCCTTCCGGCCATAGCCTTGACCACCGATTCGTCCATACTGACCGCTATCGGCAACGACTACGGGTTCGATCAGGTTTTTGCCAAGCAGGTGCAGGCCCTGGGCAGCCCGGGAGACGTGCTGGTGGGTATTTCCACGTCGGGCAACAGCCCCAACGTGATCGCCGCCATGCGCCAGGCCAGGCAAAAGGGAATGACCACTGTGGGCATGACCGGTAAAAACGGCGAGATCGTCCAGTTCAGCGATCTGGCCATTCTGGTGCCGCATTCGGTCACGGCGTATATCCAGGAGATCCACATCGCCTGCGGACACCTGATGTGCAAGCTGGCGGACCATTATCTCTTCGAGGCCGTCGTGGAGCTGAAGCCGTATCTCGAAGCGATGGCGTAG
- a CDS encoding ABC transporter substrate-binding protein produces the protein MKKLFVALLIAAFAFPAAAFGADTIKIGFNIPLTGDIPKVGEMSKNAAEMLKEKVNGAGGLDVGGKKYKLEFVYVDNEAKPESAVNAALKLIEGEKVLAMVGPQGSARAIPAAEIANNNKTVMVSGWSTNPKTTQGRPFVFRACFLDDFQGPVAAKFASGELKAKTAGVLYDVASDYPKGLAEEFKKAFEGINGPGSVKAFETFTTKDVDFKAQLTKIIKAKPDVLFTPQYYNEVPLIVKQARDLGYKGPILGSDSWGSAELMTLCGDDCKGQYFVTHYAAAGAKGATKEFIDAFNAKFKQVPDDVGALTWDATGMVLAAIQKMGAVSGDLAKDRVALREAMSTMRGFDGITGKMSYDGKTGDPVKCAVIVKINEKGEFAFHESVCP, from the coding sequence ATGAAAAAACTCTTCGTTGCCTTGCTTATTGCGGCCTTCGCCTTCCCGGCGGCCGCCTTCGGTGCCGATACCATTAAAATCGGCTTCAACATCCCGCTTACCGGCGACATCCCCAAGGTCGGCGAAATGAGCAAGAACGCCGCCGAAATGCTCAAGGAAAAAGTCAACGGCGCCGGGGGACTGGACGTTGGCGGCAAGAAATACAAGCTCGAATTCGTTTACGTGGACAACGAGGCCAAGCCCGAATCCGCAGTGAACGCCGCATTGAAGCTCATCGAGGGCGAGAAGGTGCTGGCCATGGTCGGCCCGCAGGGTTCGGCCCGCGCCATCCCGGCCGCTGAAATCGCCAACAACAACAAGACCGTGATGGTCTCCGGCTGGTCCACCAACCCCAAGACCACCCAGGGCCGTCCCTTCGTTTTCCGCGCCTGCTTCCTGGATGATTTCCAGGGCCCCGTGGCCGCCAAGTTCGCCTCCGGGGAACTGAAGGCCAAGACCGCCGGCGTGCTCTACGACGTGGCCTCCGACTACCCCAAGGGCCTGGCCGAAGAGTTCAAGAAGGCCTTCGAGGGCATTAACGGCCCCGGCTCCGTGAAGGCTTTCGAAACCTTCACCACCAAGGACGTGGACTTCAAGGCCCAGCTGACCAAGATCATCAAGGCCAAGCCCGACGTCCTCTTTACCCCCCAGTACTACAACGAGGTTCCGCTGATCGTGAAGCAGGCCCGCGACCTGGGCTACAAGGGCCCCATCCTGGGTTCCGACTCCTGGGGTTCTGCCGAGCTCATGACCCTGTGCGGCGACGACTGCAAGGGCCAGTACTTCGTGACCCACTACGCCGCCGCCGGCGCCAAGGGTGCCACCAAGGAGTTCATCGACGCCTTCAATGCCAAGTTCAAGCAGGTTCCCGACGACGTGGGCGCCCTGACCTGGGACGCCACCGGCATGGTGCTGGCCGCCATCCAGAAGATGGGCGCCGTTTCCGGCGATCTGGCCAAGGACCGCGTGGCCCTGCGTGAAGCCATGTCCACCATGCGCGGCTTCGACGGCATCACCGGCAAAATGAGCTACGACGGCAAGACCGGCGACCCGGTCAAGTGCGCCGTGATCGTCAAGATCAACGAGAAGGGCGAATTCGCCTTCCACGAATCCGTCTGCCCGTAA
- a CDS encoding branched-chain amino acid ABC transporter permease, which translates to MFDTLIQQAFNALQQGSIYALIALGYCLVYGVLLLINFAHGDIFMVGAYIAFFVASTALGKYGLLPPGMPKWVILAATVPLTMLLTSGVGVFIERVAYRPLRLKGANRLYVVITALMMGIILEYGNLSILGANRLSFPTLTPRMIFEPFGARITITELSTIITSFAVFALLQWIVTKTKLGMAMRAVSYDKFAVPLMGIPLDAVIVFTFFLGSSMAGLAGLLYAMNFPVLDPFMGAMVGWKAFVAAVVGGIGDIRGAFVGGFLMAFLEVAVVAASDYIPFIKPEMRDLVSFSVLLVILTFKPTGIFGKPKTTKI; encoded by the coding sequence ATGTTCGACACCCTCATCCAACAGGCGTTCAATGCGCTGCAGCAGGGAAGCATCTACGCCCTCATCGCCCTGGGCTACTGCCTGGTCTACGGCGTGCTGCTTCTGATCAACTTCGCCCACGGCGACATTTTCATGGTCGGAGCCTATATAGCCTTTTTCGTGGCCTCCACGGCCCTGGGCAAATACGGGCTTCTTCCTCCGGGCATGCCCAAGTGGGTTATCCTGGCAGCTACCGTGCCTCTCACAATGCTTCTCACCTCCGGGGTGGGTGTGTTCATAGAGAGGGTGGCCTACCGGCCACTCAGGCTCAAAGGCGCCAACAGGCTCTACGTGGTCATCACCGCGCTCATGATGGGCATCATCCTGGAATACGGGAACCTTTCCATCCTTGGGGCCAACAGGCTCTCGTTCCCCACGCTCACCCCCCGCATGATCTTCGAGCCTTTCGGCGCCAGGATAACCATCACCGAACTTTCGACCATCATCACCAGCTTCGCGGTCTTCGCGCTCCTGCAGTGGATCGTCACCAAGACCAAGCTGGGCATGGCCATGCGCGCGGTGTCCTACGACAAGTTCGCGGTCCCGCTCATGGGCATCCCCCTGGACGCGGTCATCGTGTTCACGTTCTTTCTGGGTTCGTCCATGGCCGGTCTGGCTGGCCTTCTCTACGCCATGAACTTCCCGGTGCTCGACCCCTTCATGGGAGCCATGGTGGGCTGGAAGGCCTTCGTGGCCGCGGTTGTGGGCGGCATCGGCGACATCCGGGGCGCATTCGTGGGCGGCTTCCTCATGGCCTTTCTTGAAGTGGCAGTGGTGGCCGCCAGCGACTACATCCCCTTCATCAAGCCTGAAATGCGCGACCTCGTCTCCTTCTCGGTGCTCCTTGTCATCCTGACGTTCAAGCCGACCGGCATTTTCGGCAAACCCAAAACCACCAAGATTTAG
- a CDS encoding branched-chain amino acid ABC transporter permease — protein sequence MGNRITVPTALGALLILMMAMAQVGALSQYMLTFLCSMGIYIILSASLNLVNGYMGEFSCGHAGFMAVGAYASSIVGVFLFVPDPVFGQPWLPMSLTPFAFPLILAVGFVTAALAGLVVAIPSFKTRGDYLAVITLAAGYIVKSAIENIEAVGGPRGFMGMGKIVQGMESLAGIPWMLVWIFLGVTFTIWILRRFVYSTYGKGVMAIHQDEVAAEIMSVDTNKMKLIAFMLSSGLAGLAGGLYAYLISFVNPASFTILRSTECLVMVYLGGMGSLTGSVLAAIVFAIMLEFLKPLEQLKWVAIPLLLILLMQFRPEGIMGNRELSDIFPKLKRFYRFK from the coding sequence ATGGGCAACCGCATAACCGTACCCACGGCGCTCGGCGCCCTGCTTATTCTCATGATGGCCATGGCCCAGGTGGGGGCGCTCTCCCAGTACATGCTCACCTTCTTGTGCAGCATGGGCATCTACATCATCTTGTCCGCCAGCCTGAACCTGGTGAACGGCTACATGGGAGAATTCTCCTGCGGCCACGCCGGATTCATGGCCGTGGGAGCCTACGCCTCCTCCATTGTCGGGGTGTTCCTCTTCGTGCCGGACCCGGTGTTCGGCCAGCCCTGGCTGCCCATGTCGCTTACGCCCTTCGCCTTCCCGCTCATCCTGGCCGTGGGCTTCGTCACCGCCGCCCTGGCCGGGCTCGTGGTGGCCATCCCCTCGTTCAAGACCCGGGGCGACTATCTGGCTGTCATCACCCTGGCCGCCGGCTACATCGTGAAAAGCGCCATCGAGAACATCGAGGCCGTTGGCGGCCCCAGGGGATTCATGGGCATGGGCAAGATCGTCCAGGGCATGGAGAGTCTGGCCGGAATTCCCTGGATGCTCGTCTGGATCTTCCTTGGGGTGACCTTCACCATCTGGATACTGCGCCGCTTCGTGTACTCCACCTACGGCAAGGGCGTCATGGCCATCCACCAGGACGAGGTGGCCGCCGAGATCATGAGTGTTGACACCAACAAGATGAAGCTCATCGCCTTCATGCTCTCCTCTGGCCTGGCCGGTCTGGCCGGAGGGCTCTACGCCTACCTGATCAGCTTCGTGAACCCGGCCTCCTTCACCATCCTGCGCTCCACCGAGTGTCTGGTCATGGTGTATCTGGGAGGCATGGGCTCGCTCACCGGCTCGGTGCTCGCGGCCATCGTGTTCGCCATCATGCTGGAGTTCTTGAAACCACTTGAGCAGCTCAAGTGGGTGGCCATCCCGCTGCTCCTTATTCTTCTTATGCAGTTCAGGCCCGAGGGAATCATGGGCAACCGCGAGCTTTCGGACATTTTCCCCAAACTCAAGCGCTTCTACAGGTTCAAATAG
- a CDS encoding ABC transporter ATP-binding protein: MALLEIKDLTQRFGGLIAVNDFEVALEGRELNALIGPNGAGKTTVFNLVSGFYQPTSGSITINGVNTKGMKPHQVTALGVARTFQNIRLWNDMTVLDNIRVSQHYRLGYSLADSLLRTRRYADREAAIERTAMELLEFMGMKELAGEFPPNLSYGIQRKVEIARALSTKPKLLLLDEPAAGLPSTDVVELIKLIGWIHKEFDLAIWMIEHQMTVVMSLCQWIKVIDFGATIAEGNPEDIRNNPTVIKAYLGDEAI; encoded by the coding sequence ATGGCCCTGCTCGAAATAAAAGATCTCACCCAGCGCTTCGGCGGGCTCATCGCGGTCAACGACTTCGAGGTCGCCCTGGAAGGCCGGGAGCTGAATGCCCTCATCGGCCCCAACGGCGCGGGCAAGACCACCGTGTTCAACCTGGTGAGCGGCTTCTACCAGCCCACTTCCGGGTCCATCACCATAAACGGGGTGAACACCAAGGGCATGAAGCCCCACCAGGTGACGGCATTGGGCGTGGCCCGGACCTTCCAGAACATCCGCCTCTGGAACGACATGACCGTGCTCGACAACATCCGCGTCAGTCAGCACTACCGGCTGGGATACTCCCTGGCGGATTCGCTCCTGCGCACGCGCCGCTACGCGGACCGCGAGGCGGCCATCGAACGCACGGCCATGGAGCTTCTGGAATTCATGGGCATGAAGGAGCTGGCGGGCGAATTCCCGCCCAACCTCTCCTACGGCATCCAGCGCAAGGTGGAGATAGCCAGGGCGCTCTCCACCAAGCCCAAGCTTCTGCTCCTGGACGAGCCCGCCGCGGGCCTGCCTTCCACGGACGTGGTGGAACTCATCAAGCTCATCGGGTGGATCCACAAGGAATTCGATCTGGCCATCTGGATGATCGAACACCAGATGACCGTGGTCATGAGCCTGTGCCAGTGGATCAAGGTCATCGATTTCGGAGCCACCATCGCCGAAGGCAACCCCGAGGACATCCGCAACAATCCCACGGTCATCAAGGCCTACCTGGGAGACGAGGCCATCTGA